The following are encoded in a window of Streptomyces sp. SAT1 genomic DNA:
- a CDS encoding alkaline phosphatase D family protein: MDLSRRRLLGRAGAGAATLGLFTAGFSTAGAWAAPRFPDDPFRLGIASGDPHDDGFVLWTRLAPDPLAVDSRGGMPERTVPVQWQVATDERFRHVVRSGTARAVPELAHSVHPEVRGLRPGTEYFYRFRAGHAISQVGRARTAASPHGRGGDRLSMAFVSCQCWYEGYYTAYRHLADAGHDLIVHLGDYIYENGVGATAGVRGMPELDAQYRRETYTLAEYRNRYALTKLDTDLQAAHASAAWALTWDDHEVENNWAGDWAQVDGDGFPDGDPAAFRVRKAGAFQAYYEHQPLRLPQKPRGARARMYRRLTFGRVMDLHVLDSRSYRDDQVGGDGTRPGFDAERRAPGRQMLGAEQEAWLLRGAARSHATWNVLANQTLIAQVDQDPDPAVLSSGLDMWDGYVDARSRLLGGLYERGVRNTVVLTGDIHRSVVADLKLDFDDPSSPVVATEFAGTSITSGKNGSASDQVGANWLAEGVNPHLKWHNAQRGYTTLRLSHDELRAEYHVTDFVTAPGSPVSTAAAFSVAPRRPGARQV, from the coding sequence ATGGACCTCAGCAGACGCCGTCTGCTCGGCCGGGCAGGAGCGGGCGCCGCCACGCTCGGCCTGTTCACCGCGGGCTTCAGCACGGCGGGCGCCTGGGCGGCGCCGCGCTTTCCCGACGACCCCTTCCGGCTGGGCATCGCCTCCGGCGACCCGCACGACGACGGGTTCGTGCTGTGGACGCGGCTCGCGCCGGACCCGCTGGCCGTGGACAGCCGCGGCGGCATGCCCGAGCGGACGGTGCCGGTGCAGTGGCAGGTCGCCACCGACGAGCGGTTCCGGCACGTGGTGCGGTCCGGGACCGCAAGGGCCGTGCCCGAACTCGCCCACTCCGTCCACCCGGAGGTGCGCGGCCTGCGGCCGGGGACCGAGTACTTCTACCGCTTCCGGGCCGGGCACGCGATCAGCCAGGTGGGCCGCGCCCGGACCGCCGCCTCGCCGCACGGCCGCGGCGGCGACCGGCTCAGCATGGCCTTCGTCTCCTGCCAGTGCTGGTACGAGGGCTACTACACGGCCTACCGGCACCTGGCCGACGCCGGCCACGACCTGATCGTGCACCTGGGCGACTACATCTACGAGAACGGCGTCGGCGCGACCGCGGGCGTGCGGGGCATGCCGGAACTCGACGCGCAGTACCGGCGCGAGACGTACACCCTGGCCGAGTACCGCAACCGGTACGCGCTCACCAAGCTGGACACCGACCTCCAGGCCGCGCACGCCTCCGCCGCCTGGGCACTGACCTGGGACGACCACGAGGTCGAGAACAACTGGGCCGGTGACTGGGCCCAGGTGGACGGCGACGGCTTCCCCGACGGCGACCCGGCCGCCTTCCGGGTCCGCAAGGCCGGCGCCTTCCAGGCCTACTACGAGCACCAGCCGCTCCGGCTGCCGCAGAAGCCGCGCGGGGCGCGGGCCCGTATGTACCGCAGGCTGACCTTCGGGCGGGTCATGGACCTGCACGTCCTGGACAGCCGCTCCTACCGCGACGACCAGGTCGGCGGCGACGGCACCAGGCCGGGTTTCGACGCCGAGCGGCGCGCCCCAGGCCGGCAGATGCTGGGCGCCGAGCAGGAGGCGTGGCTGCTGCGCGGCGCGGCCCGCTCGCACGCCACCTGGAACGTGCTCGCCAACCAGACGCTGATCGCCCAGGTCGACCAGGACCCGGACCCGGCGGTGCTCTCCTCCGGCCTGGACATGTGGGACGGGTACGTGGACGCCCGGAGCCGGCTGCTGGGCGGCCTGTACGAGCGCGGTGTGCGCAACACGGTCGTCCTCACCGGTGACATCCACCGCAGCGTCGTCGCCGATCTCAAGCTCGACTTCGACGACCCGTCCTCGCCGGTGGTGGCCACCGAGTTCGCCGGTACGTCGATCACCTCGGGCAAGAACGGCTCGGCCTCCGACCAGGTCGGCGCCAACTGGCTGGCCGAGGGCGTCAACCCGCATCTGAAGTGGCACAACGCGCAGCGCGGCTACACCACGCTGCGCCTGAGCCACGACGAGCTGCGGGCGGAGTACCACGTCACGGACTTCGTGACCGCGCCCGGCTCCCCAGTCTCCACCGCCGCCGCCTTCTCCGTCGCCCCCCGCCGTCCGGGCGCCCGGCAGGTGTGA
- a CDS encoding DNA repair helicase XPB yields the protein MNGPLIVQSDKTLLLEVDHEQADDCRRVIAPFAELERAPEHIHTYRVTPLGLWNARAAGHDAEQVVDALVQYSRYPVPHALLVDIAETMDRYGRLTLSKHPAHGLVLTTTDRPVLEEVLKSKRIAPLVGARIDPDTVAVHPSERGQIKQTLLKLGWPAEDLAGYVDGEAHPIELAEDGWALRPYQKQAVENFWHGGSGVVVLPCGAGKTLVGAGAMAQARSTTLILVTNTVSARQWKHELVKRTSLTEDEIGEYSGTKKEIRPVTIATYQVLTTRRKGVYPHLELFDSRDWGLIVYDEVHLLPAPVFKFTADLQARRRLGLTATLVREDGRESDVFSLIGPKRFDAPWKEIEAQGYIAPADCVEVRVNLTDSERLAYATAETEEKYRFCATTATKRKVTEAIVRRFAGQQVLVIGQYIDQLDELGEHLDAPVIKGETSNAQREKLFDAFRAGEITVLVVSKVANFSIDLPEATVAIQVSGTFGSRQEEAQRLGRVLRPKADGHQAHFYSVVARDTIDQDFAAHRQRFLAEQGYAYRIMDADELLAEEG from the coding sequence GTGAATGGTCCGTTGATCGTCCAGTCCGACAAGACCCTGCTCCTGGAGGTCGACCACGAGCAGGCCGACGACTGCCGTCGCGTCATCGCTCCGTTCGCCGAACTGGAGCGGGCGCCCGAGCACATCCACACCTACCGGGTGACCCCGCTGGGGCTGTGGAACGCGCGCGCCGCGGGGCACGACGCCGAGCAGGTCGTGGACGCGCTGGTGCAGTACAGCCGCTACCCGGTGCCGCACGCGCTGCTGGTGGACATCGCCGAGACGATGGACCGGTACGGGCGGCTGACCCTCAGCAAGCACCCGGCGCACGGGCTGGTGCTGACCACGACGGACCGGCCGGTGCTGGAGGAGGTGCTGAAGTCCAAGCGGATCGCCCCGCTGGTCGGGGCGCGCATCGACCCGGACACCGTGGCCGTGCACCCCTCCGAGCGCGGGCAGATCAAGCAGACGCTGCTGAAGCTGGGCTGGCCCGCCGAGGACCTGGCCGGGTACGTCGACGGCGAGGCGCACCCGATCGAGCTGGCCGAGGACGGCTGGGCGCTCCGGCCCTACCAGAAGCAGGCCGTGGAGAACTTCTGGCACGGCGGCAGCGGAGTGGTCGTGCTGCCCTGCGGGGCCGGCAAGACCCTGGTCGGCGCCGGTGCGATGGCGCAGGCCCGGTCGACCACGCTGATCCTCGTCACCAACACCGTCTCCGCCCGGCAGTGGAAGCACGAGCTGGTGAAGCGGACCTCGCTGACCGAGGACGAGATCGGCGAGTACAGCGGGACGAAGAAGGAGATCCGGCCGGTCACCATCGCCACGTACCAGGTGCTCACCACCCGGCGGAAGGGCGTCTACCCGCATCTGGAGCTGTTCGACTCCCGGGACTGGGGGCTGATCGTCTACGACGAGGTGCACCTGCTGCCCGCGCCGGTCTTCAAGTTCACCGCCGATCTCCAGGCCCGGCGGCGGCTCGGGCTGACCGCGACGCTGGTGCGCGAGGACGGCCGGGAGTCCGACGTCTTCTCGCTGATCGGGCCCAAGCGGTTCGACGCGCCGTGGAAGGAGATCGAGGCGCAGGGCTACATCGCGCCCGCCGACTGCGTCGAGGTCCGGGTGAACCTGACCGACTCCGAGCGGCTGGCCTACGCCACCGCCGAGACCGAGGAGAAGTACCGCTTCTGTGCGACCACCGCGACCAAGCGGAAGGTCACGGAGGCGATCGTGCGCCGCTTCGCCGGGCAGCAGGTGCTGGTGATCGGCCAGTACATCGACCAGCTCGACGAGCTGGGCGAGCACCTGGACGCCCCGGTCATCAAGGGTGAGACGTCCAACGCACAGCGGGAGAAGCTCTTCGACGCCTTCCGCGCGGGCGAGATCACGGTGCTCGTGGTGTCGAAGGTGGCGAACTTCTCCATCGACCTGCCGGAGGCGACGGTCGCGATCCAGGTCTCGGGCACCTTCGGCTCCCGCCAGGAGGAGGCGCAGCGCCTGGGCCGGGTGCTGCGGCCCAAGGCCGACGGCCACCAGGCGCACTTCTACTCGGTGGTCGCCCGCGACACCATCGACCAGGACTTCGCCGCGCACCGCCAGCGCTTCCTGGCCGAGCAGGGCTACGCCTACCGGATCATGGACGCGGACGAGCTGCTGGCGGAGGAAGGCTGA
- a CDS encoding glycosyltransferase 87 family protein: MTERTVALRSHTAAAPALLAASFLALAALFAHLRLPMPDALVYRAEGAAVLHGRDLYGFAVTAGRLPATYPPFAAVLFVPTALLPAPVLKLAFLAGNALLLGRLVQLSARLAGRAAGWPLLCTATALALWCEPVFQTFRYGQINLALACLVLWDLTRPPGTRGRGAAIGLAAGIKLTPGLFVVHLLLRGRGREAATATAAFAATVVVGLLAQPGASVAYWTRHVFETDRVGKLWIVDNQSLQGLIARLLRDPEPGLAWLLPDLAVAAAGLWLVRRAPRERWAVLLTAFTALLVSPISWSHHWVWCVPLVAVLLAEGRRGAAALTSLCFTARTLWLVPHAGELDLRLPWWQQPLASPYVLLGLALLAAAALPRRPGRTRDDPVPVSLPPPAARPRP; this comes from the coding sequence GTGACAGAACGGACGGTGGCCCTCCGGTCACACACGGCGGCTGCTCCGGCCCTCCTCGCCGCCTCTTTCCTCGCCCTGGCGGCCCTGTTCGCCCATCTGCGGCTGCCGATGCCCGACGCGCTGGTGTACCGGGCCGAGGGCGCGGCCGTCCTGCACGGCCGCGATCTGTACGGCTTCGCGGTCACCGCCGGGCGCCTGCCCGCCACCTACCCGCCCTTCGCGGCCGTGCTGTTCGTCCCCACGGCCCTGCTGCCCGCCCCGGTGCTGAAGCTGGCCTTCCTCGCGGGCAACGCGCTGCTGCTGGGCCGGCTGGTCCAGCTGTCCGCGCGGCTCGCGGGCCGGGCGGCCGGGTGGCCGCTGCTGTGCACCGCGACCGCGCTCGCCCTGTGGTGCGAACCGGTCTTCCAGACCTTCCGCTACGGCCAGATCAACCTCGCCCTGGCCTGCCTCGTGCTGTGGGACCTCACCCGGCCGCCCGGAACGCGCGGCCGGGGAGCCGCGATCGGCCTCGCGGCCGGCATCAAGCTCACCCCCGGCCTCTTCGTCGTCCATCTGCTGCTGCGCGGACGCGGACGCGAGGCGGCCACCGCGACGGCGGCCTTCGCCGCGACCGTCGTCGTGGGCCTGCTCGCCCAGCCCGGCGCGAGCGTCGCCTACTGGACCCGCCATGTCTTCGAGACCGACCGAGTGGGGAAGCTGTGGATCGTCGACAACCAGTCCCTCCAGGGACTGATCGCCCGCCTGCTGCGGGACCCGGAGCCCGGCCTCGCCTGGCTGCTGCCGGACCTCGCGGTGGCCGCCGCCGGACTCTGGCTCGTCCGCCGGGCGCCCCGGGAGCGGTGGGCCGTGCTGCTCACCGCCTTCACCGCGCTGCTGGTCTCCCCGATCAGCTGGTCCCACCACTGGGTGTGGTGCGTCCCCCTGGTCGCCGTGCTGCTGGCCGAGGGGCGCCGCGGCGCGGCGGCGCTCACCTCGCTCTGCTTCACGGCCCGCACCCTGTGGCTGGTGCCGCACGCGGGCGAGCTGGATCTGCGCCTGCCGTGGTGGCAGCAGCCCCTGGCCTCGCCGTATGTGCTGCTCGGTCTCGCCCTGCTCGCGGCGGCCGCCCTCCCGCGCCGTCCGGGACGTACGCGCGATGATCCCGTACCGGTCAGCCTTCCTCCGCCAGCAGCTCGTCCGCGTCCATGA
- a CDS encoding HelD family protein, with protein sequence MSSSTPTDPAVRPTSTTAASAAPAADDPLGRERSHLAASRAALRTMRADVESLDIRDVSANWVNAEVLARQIDERIKALADLSDTPLFFGRLDYLHAPGADRAEGAEGERFYIGRRHVHDAEGDPMVIDWRAPVSQPFYRASKKDPMDVALRRRFGYTGGDLTAYEDEHLSDPADPAGAAVTSKLLQQEIERPRVGPMRDIVATIQPEQDEIVRSGLSGTVCVQGGPGTGKTAVGLHRVAYLLYAHRDRLARTGTLVIGPNRSFLHYIEQVLPALGELAVQQATVDDLVAHAEVRGTDDAAAALVKGDARMAEVLRRALYSHVTLPTEPVVVVRGSRRWRVAAYELEEIVKELLDRGIRYGAAREALPQRVAHAVLVQMERAGEAPDDRVQDTVARNAAVKAAVKAVWPPVDPAKLVLRLLTDADFLAAHAEGILTEEEQKTILWAKPVRSVKSARWSAADTVLIDEATDLVERTHSLGHVVLDEAQDLSPMQYRAVGRRCTTGSATVLGDLAQGTTPWATRTWEEALAHLGKSEGVIEELTAGFRVPTDVITYASRLLPHIAPGLTPVASVRENPGFFRIRAAEGDTDVVAACEELLRHEGSTGLIAADARIPALADALAAAGLSHLSPGEETTAETRLTLVPASLAKGLEYDYVVLDDPQAVVDGEPDERTGLRRLYVALTRAVSGLIVTHTAPLPRQLA encoded by the coding sequence TTGTCGTCGTCCACGCCCACCGACCCCGCCGTACGTCCCACGAGCACCACCGCGGCCTCCGCCGCGCCCGCGGCGGACGATCCGCTCGGCCGCGAGCGGTCCCATCTGGCCGCCTCCCGCGCCGCCCTGCGGACCATGCGCGCGGACGTCGAGTCGCTCGACATCCGCGACGTCAGCGCGAACTGGGTCAACGCCGAGGTGCTCGCCCGCCAGATCGACGAGCGCATCAAGGCGCTGGCCGACCTGAGCGACACCCCTCTCTTCTTCGGCCGCCTCGACTACCTGCACGCCCCGGGCGCCGACCGGGCCGAGGGGGCGGAGGGCGAGCGCTTCTACATCGGGCGGCGGCATGTGCACGACGCCGAGGGCGACCCGATGGTCATCGACTGGCGCGCGCCCGTCTCGCAGCCGTTCTACCGGGCGTCGAAGAAGGACCCGATGGACGTCGCCCTGCGCCGCCGTTTCGGCTACACCGGCGGCGACCTCACGGCGTACGAGGACGAGCACCTGTCCGACCCGGCCGATCCGGCCGGGGCCGCGGTCACCAGCAAACTGCTCCAGCAGGAGATCGAACGCCCGCGCGTCGGCCCCATGCGCGACATCGTGGCCACCATCCAGCCCGAGCAGGACGAGATCGTGCGCTCCGGCCTGTCCGGCACCGTCTGCGTCCAGGGCGGCCCCGGCACCGGGAAGACCGCCGTCGGCCTGCACCGGGTCGCCTACCTCCTCTACGCCCACCGCGACCGCCTGGCCCGCACCGGCACCCTCGTCATCGGCCCGAACCGCTCCTTCCTGCACTACATCGAGCAGGTGCTCCCGGCCCTGGGCGAACTGGCCGTGCAGCAGGCGACCGTGGACGACCTGGTGGCCCACGCCGAGGTGCGCGGCACGGACGACGCGGCGGCGGCGCTGGTCAAGGGCGACGCGCGGATGGCGGAGGTGCTGCGCCGGGCGCTGTACTCGCACGTCACGCTGCCCACCGAGCCGGTCGTGGTGGTCCGCGGCTCCCGCCGGTGGCGCGTCGCGGCGTACGAACTGGAGGAGATCGTCAAGGAGCTGCTGGACCGGGGCATCCGCTACGGCGCCGCCCGCGAGGCCCTGCCGCAGCGCGTCGCGCACGCCGTGCTGGTGCAGATGGAGCGGGCGGGCGAGGCGCCCGACGACCGGGTGCAGGACACCGTGGCCCGCAACGCGGCGGTGAAGGCCGCCGTCAAGGCCGTCTGGCCGCCCGTCGACCCGGCCAAACTGGTGCTGCGGCTGCTCACGGACGCGGACTTCCTGGCCGCGCACGCCGAGGGGATCCTCACCGAGGAGGAGCAGAAGACGATCCTGTGGGCGAAGCCGGTGCGGTCGGTGAAGTCGGCCAGGTGGTCGGCGGCCGACACCGTGCTGATCGACGAGGCCACCGACCTGGTGGAGCGCACCCACTCCCTGGGGCACGTGGTCCTGGACGAGGCGCAGGACCTGTCCCCCATGCAGTACCGCGCGGTCGGCCGCCGCTGCACCACCGGCTCCGCGACCGTCCTGGGCGACCTGGCGCAGGGCACCACCCCGTGGGCGACCCGCACCTGGGAGGAGGCGCTGGCCCACCTCGGCAAGAGCGAGGGCGTGATCGAGGAGCTGACGGCCGGTTTCCGCGTGCCGACGGACGTCATCACGTACGCCTCCCGGCTGCTGCCGCACATCGCGCCGGGGCTCACCCCGGTCGCCTCGGTCCGCGAGAACCCGGGCTTCTTCCGGATCCGGGCGGCCGAGGGGGACACCGACGTGGTCGCCGCCTGCGAGGAGCTGCTGCGCCACGAGGGTTCGACCGGTCTGATCGCGGCCGACGCCCGGATCCCCGCCCTGGCCGACGCCCTCGCGGCGGCGGGCCTGAGCCACCTCTCCCCCGGCGAGGAGACGACGGCCGAGACCCGGCTCACCCTGGTCCCGGCCTCCCTGGCCAAGGGCCTGGAGTACGACTACGTGGTCCTGGACGACCCGCAGGCCGTGGTGGACGGCGAACCGGACGAGCGGACCGGCCTGCGCCGCCTGTACGTGGCGCTCACCCGTGCCGTCTCCGGTCTGATCGTCACCCACACGGCACCGCTCCCGCGGCAGCTGGCCTGA
- a CDS encoding copper homeostasis protein CutC, giving the protein MSMRAVLEVIALDAEDAVAAQAGGADRLELVTDMAADGLTPPVGTVVAIRAAVDIPLRVMVRLADGFSSGGAGGVDRLAEVVGDLRAAGAGEFVFGFLDGDGLVDMAAVERVVTALDGCPWTFHRAIDSSADRDAVRKQLDGLPGLDTYLTAGAAGGVDDGLPTLVAEAARAGEPGYEQRIMVGGGLRLEHVPPLRTAGIDAFHIGGAARSGGWSGAVCADAVAQWRSVLDGLSAQQLAV; this is encoded by the coding sequence ATGAGCATGCGTGCAGTCCTGGAGGTGATCGCCCTCGACGCCGAGGACGCGGTCGCCGCCCAGGCCGGAGGCGCGGACCGCCTCGAGCTGGTCACCGACATGGCGGCCGACGGGCTGACCCCGCCGGTGGGCACCGTCGTCGCGATCCGCGCCGCCGTCGACATCCCGCTGCGCGTGATGGTGCGGCTCGCGGACGGCTTCTCCTCGGGCGGGGCCGGGGGCGTGGACAGGCTGGCCGAGGTGGTCGGCGACCTGCGGGCCGCGGGCGCCGGGGAGTTCGTGTTCGGGTTCCTCGACGGGGACGGCCTGGTGGACATGGCGGCCGTGGAACGCGTGGTCACCGCGCTGGACGGCTGCCCGTGGACCTTCCACCGGGCCATCGACAGCTCCGCCGACCGCGACGCCGTGCGCAAGCAGCTGGACGGGCTGCCGGGCCTGGACACCTACCTGACCGCGGGCGCGGCGGGCGGCGTCGACGACGGCCTGCCCACCCTGGTCGCCGAGGCGGCACGCGCCGGGGAGCCCGGCTACGAGCAGCGGATCATGGTCGGCGGCGGCCTGCGTCTGGAGCACGTGCCGCCGCTGCGCACCGCCGGGATCGACGCCTTCCACATCGGCGGCGCCGCCCGGTCCGGCGGCTGGTCCGGCGCGGTCTGCGCCGACGCGGTCGCCCAGTGGCGCTCGGTCCTCGACGGCCTGAGCGCGCAGCAGCTCGCGGTCTGA
- a CDS encoding maleylpyruvate isomerase family mycothiol-dependent enzyme, which produces MTSADLHEVRDPQLPGRLLAMERDALIPLLRARPAADFALPTAACPGWTVRDVLAHCSAALTRVVENRFEEGVFSPECNERDIAERAEWTDGRVVDELERGMTEAGAVIARSDGALDGLALGEWVHAGDVRETFGAPGAYAGAALSCALPLLARVTRTKRRLPLHADLDDVDEPLRLGDVRAARPPARYIGDAATLVRLCTGRPLPASGYELAGAEQAELNIFG; this is translated from the coding sequence ATGACTTCTGCTGACCTGCACGAGGTACGGGACCCGCAACTGCCCGGACGGCTGCTCGCCATGGAACGGGACGCGCTGATCCCGCTGCTGCGGGCGCGCCCGGCGGCGGACTTCGCGCTGCCGACCGCCGCCTGTCCGGGCTGGACGGTGCGCGATGTGCTCGCGCACTGCTCCGCCGCGCTGACCAGGGTGGTGGAGAATCGTTTCGAGGAGGGCGTGTTCTCGCCAGAGTGCAATGAGCGGGACATCGCGGAGCGGGCGGAGTGGACGGACGGCCGGGTGGTGGACGAGCTGGAACGCGGCATGACGGAGGCGGGTGCGGTGATCGCCCGGTCCGACGGGGCGCTGGACGGGCTCGCGCTGGGCGAGTGGGTGCACGCCGGTGATGTGCGCGAGACCTTCGGTGCGCCGGGCGCGTACGCCGGAGCCGCCCTGTCCTGCGCGCTTCCGCTGCTCGCCCGGGTCACCCGGACCAAGCGCCGGCTGCCGCTCCACGCCGACCTGGACGACGTCGACGAGCCGCTGCGCCTCGGTGACGTGCGCGCCGCGCGTCCCCCGGCCCGCTACATCGGGGACGCGGCCACCCTGGTCCGGCTCTGCACCGGCCGCCCGCTGCCCGCCTCGGGCTACGAGCTGGCGGGCGCGGAACAGGCCGAGCTGAACATCTTCGGGTGA
- a CDS encoding HD domain-containing protein: MADHVDTEALRIRWARALEGARGPAGGPDPVPYADRLIARWREPQRRYHTLTHLDAVLDHVDVLEEYAAAPDTVRLAAWFHDAVYLPERSENEERSARLAERALPEAGVPAGTTAEVGRLVRLTTSHDPAADDRDGQVLCDADLAVLAAPPSAYAAYTAAVREEYHFVPADAFREGRAAILRRLLGRPLLFRTPYGQRHWEATARYNLASELEMLSL; encoded by the coding sequence ATGGCCGATCACGTCGACACCGAAGCCCTGCGCATCCGGTGGGCCCGCGCCCTGGAAGGGGCCCGCGGCCCCGCCGGCGGGCCGGACCCCGTCCCGTACGCCGACCGTCTGATCGCCCGCTGGCGCGAGCCGCAGCGGCGCTACCACACACTGACCCACCTCGACGCGGTCCTGGACCACGTCGACGTGCTGGAGGAGTACGCCGCCGCGCCGGACACGGTGCGGCTGGCCGCGTGGTTCCACGACGCGGTCTACCTGCCCGAGCGCTCCGAGAACGAGGAGCGCTCCGCCCGGCTGGCCGAGCGGGCGCTGCCGGAGGCCGGGGTGCCGGCCGGGACGACGGCGGAGGTGGGCCGGCTGGTGCGGCTGACCACCAGCCACGACCCGGCCGCCGACGACCGCGACGGCCAGGTCCTGTGCGACGCCGACCTGGCGGTCCTGGCCGCGCCCCCGTCCGCGTACGCCGCCTACACGGCCGCCGTCCGCGAGGAGTACCACTTCGTGCCCGCCGACGCCTTCCGCGAGGGCCGCGCCGCGATCCTGCGCCGCCTCCTCGGCCGGCCGCTGCTGTTCCGCACCCCTTACGGCCAGCGGCACTGGGAGGCGACGGCCCGCTACAACCTCGCCTCGGAGCTGGAAATGCTGTCGCTCTGA
- a CDS encoding GNAT family N-acetyltransferase: MERAVADAVAMLRTVVDREWDGVRAGRLEWDCRQTAEHVAGDLLAYAGQLAGRAADAYVPFEITLDEGTGNADVLDVIVATGALLASTVRTTPADVRAFHPYPFRGADREGFTAMAVAEVLLHTHDIAAGLGLVHEPPAELAEGVLERLFPHVRPAEAPWPTLLWATGRGDLPGRAPVSGWRWINPPEVAADRLVLRGVVPAAARDLAAGGDGGFRWVEDGPWRGTREAAGMTVKAYESGVHRAEWGLFVLVRREDGRAVGGMGFHGAPDEDGCAEVGYDLAPSARGRGYATEALRALSAWALARDGVRRLIALIEPDNGPSQRVVTRAGYLPAQDADGLLGFELLP, translated from the coding sequence GTGGAGCGGGCCGTCGCCGATGCCGTCGCGATGCTGCGCACGGTGGTGGACCGCGAGTGGGACGGCGTACGCGCCGGACGGCTGGAGTGGGACTGCCGGCAGACGGCGGAGCATGTGGCGGGCGACCTCCTCGCCTACGCCGGGCAGTTGGCCGGGCGGGCGGCCGACGCGTACGTCCCGTTCGAGATCACCCTCGACGAGGGGACCGGCAACGCGGACGTGCTGGACGTGATCGTGGCGACCGGCGCGCTGCTCGCCTCGACCGTCCGCACCACCCCGGCCGACGTGCGCGCCTTCCATCCGTACCCCTTCCGCGGCGCGGACCGCGAGGGCTTCACCGCGATGGCGGTGGCCGAGGTGCTGCTGCACACCCATGACATCGCCGCCGGTCTGGGCCTCGTCCACGAGCCGCCCGCCGAGCTGGCCGAGGGCGTGCTCGAACGCCTCTTCCCGCATGTGCGGCCCGCCGAGGCCCCCTGGCCGACACTGCTGTGGGCCACCGGCCGCGGCGACCTGCCCGGCCGCGCGCCGGTGTCCGGGTGGCGCTGGATCAATCCGCCCGAGGTCGCCGCCGACCGCCTGGTCCTGCGCGGTGTCGTCCCCGCCGCCGCGCGCGATCTGGCCGCCGGGGGCGACGGCGGGTTCCGCTGGGTCGAGGACGGCCCCTGGCGCGGCACGCGCGAGGCCGCCGGGATGACCGTGAAGGCGTACGAGAGCGGGGTGCACCGGGCCGAGTGGGGCCTGTTCGTGCTGGTGCGGCGCGAGGACGGGCGCGCGGTCGGCGGCATGGGCTTCCACGGCGCGCCCGACGAGGACGGCTGCGCGGAGGTCGGCTACGACCTCGCGCCCTCCGCCCGCGGCCGGGGCTACGCCACCGAGGCGCTGCGCGCGCTGTCCGCGTGGGCGCTGGCACGTGACGGCGTACGACGGCTGATCGCGCTGATCGAGCCGGACAACGGCCCCTCGCAGCGCGTGGTGACCCGCGCCGGTTACCTGCCCGCCCAGGA